A single window of Penaeus chinensis breed Huanghai No. 1 chromosome 9, ASM1920278v2, whole genome shotgun sequence DNA harbors:
- the LOC125029275 gene encoding sulfotransferase 1C4-like: MRLASGHVAVQLEGEELAKIQRDFEGYRKGLVRLAPGGWVLPAPYPKYADKLYNTKFRETDVVIMTYPKCGTTWTQEVVWTMRNNPNLDHPKASAPISVRSPFIDSDMLMAMGKEGSTSLMSEFLKGVVPDPDPNEGIALQLTAHTPDPRTIKTHLPFSLMTPDLLDTTKVIYVARNPKDVVLSFLHHTRFMKNISYVGSLEQFVDYFVNDQLIYGPYWEHLREAWPRRDHPNMHFVFYEDMKADPMAELRKLNHFLGTDLTEEQLEKIVQYTSFEEMKKHEQDALQGKNMATFVNEEVVKKDGGFYRKGEAGGWKDRLTDMQAAKIDAWTKKNTLDLGINFKYSI; encoded by the exons ATGCGCCTCGCCAGCGGTCACGTCGCCGTCCAGCTGGAAGGCGAAGAGCTGGCGAAGATCCAGAGAGACTTCGAAGGGTACAGGAAGGGCCTGGTTCGCCTGGCGCCTGGGGGTTGGGTGTTGCCGGCGCCCTACCCCAAGTACGCGGACAAGCTCTACAATACGAAG TTCCGTGAGACTGACGTCGTCATAATGACGTACCCGAAGTGCGGAACGACGTGGACGCAGGAGGTCGTGTGGACCATGAGGAACAACCCGAACCTCGACCACCCGAAGGCCAGCGCCCCGATCAGCGTTCGTTCGCCTTTCATCGA TTCCGACATGCTCATGGCAATGGGGAAAGAGGGATCGACAAGTCTCATGTCCGAGTTCCTCAAAGGCGTTGTTCCAGACCCTGACCCCAACGAAGGCATCGCCCTCCAGCTGACCGCCCACACACCTGACCCTCGAACCATCAAAACTCACCTGCCGTTCTCCCTCATGACCCCTGACCTCCTCGATACGACTAAG GTGATCTACGTGGCAAGGAATCCCAAGGACGTGGTCTTGTCCTTCCTTCACCACACACGCTTCATGAAAAATATAAGCTACGTGGGCTCATTGGAACAATTCGTCGACTATTTCGTTAATGACCAGT TGATCTACGGGCCGTATTGGGAACACCTGCGCGAGGCCTGGCCCAGGAGGGATCACCCCAACATGCACTTCGTCTTTTACGAAGACATGAAGGCGGACCCCATGGCGGAGCTGAGGAAACTGAACCACTTCCTCGGAACTGACCTGACGGAGGAACAGCTGGAGAAG ATCGTTCAGTACACCAGCTTCGAGGAGATGAAAAAGCACGAGCAGGATGCATTGCAAGGGAAGAACATGGCCACATTTGTTAATGAGGAAGTGGTAAAGAAAGACGGAGGATTTTacaggaaag GCGAGGCTGGTGGGTGGAAGGACCGCCTCACGGACATGCAGGCAGCCAAAATAGATGCTTGGACGAAGAAGAACACGTTGGATCTCGGAATCAACTTCAAATATTCAATTTAG
- the LOC125029272 gene encoding sulfotransferase 1C4-like, with protein MCFLAESKINRIVFLSTVTDSFPKRHKGPSLTSPQRPTMRLASGHVAVQLHGEELTKIQKDFKGFGKGLVRLTPGGWLLPAPYTKFADKIYNTEFRASDVVIMTYPKCGTTWTQEVVWTMRNNPNFNHPKAGIPVKARSPFVDSDMLAHLGKDVLNSELLELVKDIVPHPDPDEGLALQLTANIPDPRTIKTHLPFSLMTPNLLDTAKVIYVARNPKDVVLSFHHHSRLMKSMSYVGSLDQYVDYFINDQLIYGPYWEHLREAWPRRDHPNMHFVFYEDMKADPMAELRKLNQFLGTDLTEEQLEKIAHYTSFEEMKRRDDFYREKEMQRLDQEVSKKDGGFFRKGEAGSWKGHLTDTQEAKINAWTKDNSQKLGITFRYSL; from the exons ATGTGTTTTCTTGCTGAATCTAAAATCAATCGAATCGTCTTTCTATCGACAGTGACGGACAGTTTCCCAAAG CGTCATAAGGGTCCTTCGCTTACCTCACCACAGCGACCCACAATGCGTCTCGCCAGCGGTCACGTCGCCGTCCAGCTCCACGGGGAAGAGCTGACAAAGATCCAGAAGGACTTCAAGGGTTTTGGCAAAGGCTTGGTTCGCCTGACACCCGGGGGGTGGCTGTTACCGGCGCCTTACACCAAGTTCGCAGACAAGATCTATAATACGGAG TTCCGCGCGAGCGACGTCGTCATAATGACGTATCCGAAGTGCGGAACGACATGGACGCAGGAGGTCGTGTGGACCATGAGGAACAACCCGAACTTCAACCACCCGAAGGCCGGCATTCCTGTCAAAGCTCGTTCGCCCTTCGTCGA CTCGGACATGCTAGCGCACTTGGGCAAAGACGTACTAAATAGTGAACTCCTGGAGTTGGTCAAGGACATTGTGCCACATCCTGATCCTGACGAAGGCCTGGCGCTGCAGTTGACGGCCAACATCCCTGACCCTCGGACTATTAAGACGCACTTGCCTTTCTCCCTCATGACCCCTAACCTCCTCGATACGGCCAAG GTGATTTACGTGGCAAGGAACCCCAAGGACGTGGTCTTGTCCTTCCATCACCACAGCCGGCTCATGAAGAGTATGAGCTACGTCGGCTCCTTGGACCAATATGTGGATTACTTTATCAATGACCAGC TGATCTACGGGCCTTATTGGGAGCACCTGCGCGAAGCCTGGCCCAGGAGGGATCACCCCAACATGCACTTCGTCTTTTACGAAGACATGAAGGCGGACCCCATGGCGGAGCTGAGGAAACTGAACCAATTCCTGGGAACTGACCTGACGGAGGAACAGCTGGAGAAG ATCGCCCACTACACTAGTTttgaggaaatgaaaaggagagatgacTTTTACCGGGAGAAAGAAATGCAACGTTTAGATCAGGAAGTGAGTAAGAAGGATGGAGGTTTCTTCAGAAAAG GTGAGGCCGGTAGCTGGAAGGGTCACCTGACGGACACGCAAGAGGCCAAAATTAATGCCTGGACGAAGGATAATTCGCAGAAGCTCGGTATCACGTTTAGGTATTCACTCTAA